A stretch of Blautia liquoris DNA encodes these proteins:
- a CDS encoding DUF4349 domain-containing protein encodes MREGKARKTKFVLIALLLTLLAGCGKNSDSTDGAAAPYSKNYAFQDQQSQTETGDMKTTEKSSAAHEGDSQNSKTQSVDSLEASDPQRKLVKRQTYEVQTKEYDKFRKLLSELIDSYAGYVELSDESGQAYEETGNRYASYTIRVPAEHLNEFKDKINKEAIVVNFSEQVEDVTLHYVDTESHIKALKTEQESLMELLSKADKLEDIMAIQTQLTQVRYELENYESQLRTYDNSIEYATVILRVSEVEHAVKTSSSFAGRLKERFSDNLYHIKSGFTLFTVWFLGAAPYWLLLAAAAVIFVWIMKKVKRRDSFRNTDDTRPSDETKTKRETETEKKESSQNHE; translated from the coding sequence ATGAGAGAAGGGAAAGCTAGGAAAACTAAATTTGTTCTAATTGCACTGCTTTTGACTTTACTTGCCGGATGCGGAAAGAATTCAGACAGTACAGATGGTGCAGCTGCCCCATATAGCAAAAACTATGCATTTCAGGATCAGCAAAGCCAGACCGAGACAGGAGATATGAAAACCACCGAAAAATCTTCAGCGGCCCACGAAGGCGACTCACAGAACAGCAAGACCCAAAGTGTGGATTCTCTTGAGGCATCGGATCCGCAGAGAAAACTTGTCAAGAGGCAGACATACGAGGTACAGACGAAGGAATACGACAAGTTTCGAAAACTGCTGTCAGAGCTGATCGATAGTTATGCCGGGTATGTAGAACTTTCGGATGAATCAGGACAGGCATATGAGGAGACTGGAAATCGCTATGCGAGTTATACAATTCGGGTTCCTGCTGAGCATCTGAATGAGTTTAAGGATAAAATCAATAAAGAAGCGATTGTTGTGAACTTTTCTGAGCAGGTGGAAGATGTCACATTGCATTATGTGGATACAGAAAGCCATATCAAGGCACTGAAGACCGAGCAGGAAAGTCTGATGGAACTACTCTCCAAAGCAGATAAGCTGGAGGACATTATGGCGATCCAAACACAGCTTACGCAGGTGCGCTATGAGTTGGAGAATTATGAATCACAGCTTCGGACGTATGATAACTCTATTGAATACGCCACAGTTATATTGAGAGTCAGCGAGGTGGAGCATGCTGTAAAAACATCATCATCATTCGCAGGCCGACTCAAAGAACGCTTCTCGGATAATCTGTATCATATTAAGAGTGGTTTTACTTTATTTACAGTCTGGTTTTTAGGAGCGGCCCCATACTGGCTTTTGCTTGCGGCTGCAGCTGTGATCTTTGTATGGATCATGAAAAAGGTCAAACGACGTGACAGTTTTAGGAATACGGACGACACTCGGCCATCTGATGAAACAAAAACCAAGAGGGAAACGGAAACAGAAAAAAAGGAGTCATCCCAAAACCATGAATAA
- a CDS encoding molybdopterin-binding protein, with product MKLIRTEDAVGQVLCHDITQIIKGEKKGPVFKKGHIIQEEDIPVLLSVGKDNIYIWEKEEGILHENEAAEILCKMCISDHMTRSGVSEGKIEIRADCDGLLKINRAALKVVNGFGQMMIATVHGDFPVQKGDKLAGTRIIPLVIEEEKMRQVEKLIGEKPILQLKPFPGKKAGVVTTGNEVFYGRIEDTFTPVIEEKLKEYGGEVCAHDVLNDDHTKITESILKMIDDGADMVLCTGGMSVDPDDKTPLAIKNTGARIVSYGAPVLPGAMFLLAYYEKDGRKVPIMGLPGCVMYSKRTIFDLILPRAMADDEVTADELASLGEGGLCLSCMVCTFPNCGFGKGV from the coding sequence ATGAAGCTCATTCGAACAGAAGATGCTGTAGGCCAAGTTCTGTGTCACGATATCACGCAGATTATAAAGGGTGAGAAAAAGGGTCCTGTGTTTAAAAAGGGACATATCATTCAGGAAGAAGATATTCCGGTGCTTTTAAGTGTCGGGAAAGATAATATCTATATCTGGGAGAAGGAGGAGGGGATCCTTCACGAGAATGAAGCCGCTGAGATTCTCTGTAAGATGTGCATCAGTGATCATATGACCAGAAGCGGTGTATCAGAGGGAAAGATCGAGATCAGGGCAGACTGTGACGGACTATTAAAGATCAATCGTGCGGCACTGAAGGTGGTAAATGGTTTCGGACAGATGATGATCGCTACGGTTCATGGTGATTTTCCGGTTCAAAAGGGTGATAAGCTTGCCGGCACGAGGATCATCCCGCTCGTGATTGAGGAGGAGAAGATGCGGCAGGTGGAAAAACTTATCGGAGAGAAGCCGATTCTTCAGCTAAAGCCATTTCCGGGTAAAAAAGCAGGGGTTGTCACAACAGGAAATGAAGTTTTCTATGGAAGAATTGAAGATACATTTACACCTGTAATCGAGGAAAAATTGAAGGAGTATGGGGGAGAAGTATGTGCACATGATGTCTTGAATGACGACCATACAAAGATTACAGAGAGTATTTTAAAAATGATTGATGATGGGGCCGATATGGTACTGTGCACCGGAGGAATGAGTGTAGATCCGGATGACAAAACTCCTCTCGCGATTAAAAATACAGGGGCGCGAATTGTCTCTTACGGTGCACCGGTTCTTCCCGGAGCGATGTTTTTACTGGCATATTATGAGAAGGACGGTCGCAAGGTTCCGATTATGGGGCTCCCCGGATGCGTGATGTATTCGAAACGTACAATTTTCGATCTGATTCTTCCGAGGGCGATGGCGGACGATGAAGTAACCGCAGATGAACTTGCTTCCCTCGGCGAAGGAGGGCTCTGTCTTTCCTGTATGGTTTGTACGTTTCCAAACTGTGGATTTGGGAAAGGGGTGTAA
- the moaC gene encoding cyclic pyranopterin monophosphate synthase MoaC encodes MPEFSHFDESGNAIMVDVSKKCENRREATASGWITMSRECFQKVKEGSMGKGDVLGTARVAGIMGAKRTSDLIPLCHILNLTKLSVDFVMDDDNCRIQAVCTAACTGKTGVEMEALTGASVSLLTIYDMCKAVDKAMEISGIHLEEKYGGKSGDFKRKEYLQSRETEE; translated from the coding sequence ATGCCTGAATTTAGTCATTTTGACGAGAGCGGCAATGCTATTATGGTTGACGTTTCAAAAAAGTGTGAGAATAGAAGAGAGGCCACTGCCAGCGGATGGATTACGATGAGCCGAGAGTGTTTTCAGAAGGTGAAAGAGGGATCTATGGGGAAAGGAGATGTCCTTGGAACTGCTCGTGTAGCCGGAATCATGGGTGCAAAGCGAACTTCAGACCTTATTCCATTGTGTCATATTCTGAATCTGACAAAGCTTTCCGTGGATTTTGTGATGGATGATGACAATTGCAGAATTCAGGCAGTCTGTACGGCAGCCTGCACTGGAAAGACAGGAGTCGAGATGGAGGCTCTGACCGGTGCATCTGTAAGTCTTTTGACGATTTATGATATGTGTAAAGCAGTAGATAAAGCCATGGAGATTTCTGGAATACATCTGGAAGAAAAGTATGGCGGAAAAAGCGGCGATTTTAAGCGCAAAGAATATCTGCAAAGTAGAGAAACGGAGGAATAA
- a CDS encoding MOSC domain-containing protein, whose product MKTVRAVCISEKKGTGKHPIPEGKFIENYGLQDDAHAGTWHRQVSLLSYDKVKEFNERGANVKDGDFGENLLVNGIDFAALPVGTILQVGNEVILEMTQIGKECHSHCAIHKLVGDCIMPREGVFARVLKGGIVRPQDEISIEPPRADRPFTAAVIVLSDKGSRGERVDESGPAAEKDLEDRGYLVVEKFVLPDEPKLLEKELIRLSDSRQVDVIFTSGGTGFSLRDQTPEATLAVADRVAPGLAEAIRLGSMKITKRAMLGRGVSVIRKKTIIVNLPGSPKAVRESLDFILDDLPHGIKILRGSDGECAR is encoded by the coding sequence TTGAAAACGGTAAGAGCGGTCTGTATCAGTGAAAAAAAGGGGACCGGAAAGCATCCGATACCGGAGGGAAAGTTTATAGAGAATTACGGACTTCAAGACGATGCGCATGCCGGAACATGGCATCGTCAGGTCAGCCTTTTGTCTTACGACAAAGTAAAGGAATTCAATGAGCGCGGAGCAAATGTAAAAGACGGGGATTTCGGAGAAAATCTCCTGGTTAACGGCATAGATTTTGCGGCTCTTCCGGTTGGGACAATCCTACAAGTTGGGAATGAAGTTATATTGGAAATGACACAGATCGGGAAAGAGTGTCACAGTCACTGTGCCATCCATAAACTTGTCGGTGACTGTATTATGCCAAGAGAAGGCGTGTTTGCAAGGGTGTTGAAAGGTGGAATCGTCCGACCGCAAGATGAGATCAGTATAGAACCGCCGAGGGCAGACCGTCCGTTCACTGCGGCAGTTATTGTGCTCAGCGATAAAGGATCTCGTGGTGAACGTGTAGACGAGAGCGGGCCGGCAGCAGAGAAAGATCTGGAGGATAGAGGATATCTTGTTGTTGAGAAATTCGTCCTGCCGGATGAACCGAAATTGCTCGAAAAGGAATTGATACGTTTAAGTGACAGTCGACAAGTTGACGTTATATTTACCAGTGGGGGAACCGGTTTTTCACTGAGAGATCAGACGCCTGAGGCAACTCTTGCAGTAGCCGACCGAGTTGCCCCGGGTCTTGCCGAGGCGATCCGTCTTGGATCTATGAAGATCACGAAACGTGCGATGCTCGGTCGGGGTGTATCTGTGATTCGAAAAAAGACGATTATCGTGAACCTTCCCGGAAGCCCGAAGGCCGTCAGAGAAAGTCTTGATTTTATACTAGATGATCTTCCCCATGGGATTAAAATTCTGAGGGGAAGTGACGGGGAGTGCGCCCGATAA
- the modA gene encoding molybdate ABC transporter substrate-binding protein, with product MNRKAAAVLIGVMTASILTGCGKGGNDNMDTNSKSNTSALSSGEDAAASISSSSKSSDDIEQTKILVAAAASLKNAYDDKLIPMFQDQNPGILVEGTYDASGKLQTQIEEGLEADIFMSAAPKQMNDLNDKGLIESDTMTDLLENKIVLIIPENDASDITSFEDIERASSIAIGDPASVPVGQYSEEALTNLGIWDKIQDKISLGTNVTEVLNQVAAGSADAGIVYATDAASMPDKVKVVAEAPKDSVSKAIYPVAVVKNSKHTEEAKAFVDFLKTPEAIKVFEDYGFTNALS from the coding sequence ATGAACAGAAAAGCAGCAGCAGTACTCATAGGAGTGATGACAGCGTCAATACTTACTGGATGTGGTAAAGGAGGGAATGATAATATGGATACTAACTCAAAATCGAATACATCAGCGTTAAGTTCCGGGGAAGATGCAGCGGCCTCAATATCGTCTTCGTCAAAATCATCAGACGATATTGAGCAGACAAAGATTTTAGTCGCAGCTGCGGCAAGCCTTAAGAATGCATATGATGACAAACTGATTCCTATGTTTCAAGACCAGAATCCGGGGATTCTTGTAGAAGGAACGTATGATGCGTCTGGAAAACTTCAAACACAAATTGAAGAAGGGCTGGAGGCAGACATCTTTATGTCAGCGGCACCGAAACAGATGAATGATTTAAATGACAAAGGGCTGATAGAGTCGGACACAATGACGGACTTGCTGGAGAACAAGATTGTACTTATCATTCCGGAGAATGATGCCTCTGATATCACGAGTTTCGAAGATATCGAGCGTGCCTCAAGCATTGCAATCGGGGATCCCGCTTCCGTTCCTGTCGGACAGTATTCCGAGGAAGCACTGACAAACCTTGGTATCTGGGACAAGATACAGGACAAAATCAGTCTTGGAACGAATGTGACGGAGGTTCTGAATCAGGTTGCGGCTGGAAGTGCTGATGCGGGAATTGTCTATGCCACAGATGCGGCCTCTATGCCAGACAAGGTAAAAGTAGTGGCAGAAGCTCCAAAAGACAGCGTCAGCAAGGCAATCTATCCCGTAGCTGTTGTAAAGAACAGCAAGCACACGGAAGAAGCGAAGGCGTTTGTAGATTTTTTGAAGACTCCGGAAGCAATTAAGGTATTTGAGGATTATGGATTTACCAATGCACTTTCGTAA